From a region of the Desulfobacterales bacterium genome:
- a CDS encoding BtrH N-terminal domain-containing protein yields the protein MIQLTVTHRPGRHCASTGIRDLVNYHGVQFSEAMCFGLGAGLGIWYLDFEGLPASRMIHVRSLDIEARFFSRMGLPFEWEQTDDPAAGEAALCRHLDNGRPAVIQTDIYYLPHYSGNPHFPGHLVTVWGYDPGEKVFFITDTGFSDILLVPFEDMRKARFFRNPIFDLRGNLYAPGSVHVPPDMPGLIRGAVLENSRALTQDISDNMGLRALERMRAELPLWRNFDDWPWTCRFAYQVIEKRGTGGGAFRLMYADFLAEAARYVPEIMDLGLSEMMRGTGRAWQELAAAFKSASGKDEPDFSGAAEKIDAVIQAESAYHQTVCQKLSNNR from the coding sequence TTGATACAGCTTACCGTCACCCACCGGCCCGGCCGCCATTGTGCGAGCACCGGGATCCGGGATCTGGTCAATTATCACGGGGTTCAATTTTCCGAGGCCATGTGCTTCGGCCTCGGCGCGGGACTTGGCATCTGGTATCTTGATTTTGAGGGCCTGCCCGCCTCCCGGATGATCCATGTTCGGTCACTGGATATTGAGGCGCGGTTTTTCAGCCGCATGGGCCTGCCGTTTGAATGGGAGCAGACCGATGATCCGGCGGCGGGCGAGGCGGCCCTGTGCCGCCATCTGGACAACGGCCGCCCGGCGGTCATCCAGACGGATATCTATTACCTTCCCCATTACAGCGGCAACCCGCATTTTCCCGGACATTTGGTCACCGTGTGGGGCTATGATCCGGGTGAAAAAGTATTTTTCATCACAGATACCGGGTTTTCCGACATTCTTTTGGTCCCATTTGAAGATATGCGCAAGGCCCGGTTTTTCCGAAATCCCATATTCGACCTTCGCGGCAACTTGTATGCTCCGGGCTCGGTTCATGTGCCGCCGGATATGCCCGGTTTGATCCGGGGGGCGGTGCTTGAAAACAGCCGGGCGCTTACCCAGGATATATCCGATAATATGGGGCTCCGGGCGCTTGAGAGGATGCGGGCGGAATTGCCGCTTTGGCGGAATTTTGACGACTGGCCCTGGACCTGCCGGTTTGCCTATCAGGTGATCGAGAAGCGGGGGACCGGGGGCGGGGCATTCCGGCTGATGTATGCGGATTTTCTGGCGGAGGCCGCCCGATACGTCCCGGAAATCATGGATCTCGGCCTGTCCGAGATGATGCGCGGTACAGGCCGGGCCTGGCAGGAACTGGCTGCGGCCTTTAAATCCGCCTCTGGAAAAGATGAACCGGATTTTAGCGGGGCGGCAGAGAAAATTGATGCGGTGATTCAGGCGGAATCCGCCTACCATCAAACGGTTTGTCAAAAATTATCCAATAATAGATGA
- a CDS encoding type II toxin-antitoxin system PemK/MazF family toxin produces MAMVVNRFDVYLVNLDPTIGSEIKKTRPCLVISPEEMNRNIRTVIIAPITSATKEYPTRVSCTFQKKKGQIVLDQLRTIDKARLMKKLGTIKSKDQLEVISVLQRLFAF; encoded by the coding sequence ATGGCAATGGTAGTGAATCGTTTTGATGTTTATTTGGTCAATCTTGATCCTACCATAGGCTCAGAAATTAAAAAGACCAGACCTTGCCTGGTGATCTCTCCCGAAGAAATGAATCGCAATATTCGGACTGTGATTATTGCCCCGATAACCTCTGCCACGAAAGAATATCCCACCCGTGTTTCCTGCACTTTTCAAAAGAAAAAGGGACAAATTGTATTAGATCAGCTTCGAACAATAGACAAGGCACGGCTTATGAAGAAGCTTGGCACAATAAAATCAAAGGACCAATTGGAAGTTATTTCAGTACTTCAGAGGCTTTTTGCATTTTAA
- a CDS encoding AbrB/MazE/SpoVT family DNA-binding domain-containing protein translates to MRARVIKIGNSQGLRIPKPILDQTGIMEDVEIEVEENKIIIRPVKNVRAGWDAAFKMMGERSDDEPIVDEHISHSWDEEEWQW, encoded by the coding sequence ATGAGAGCACGTGTAATTAAAATTGGTAATTCCCAGGGCCTGCGTATACCAAAGCCCATTCTTGATCAAACCGGCATTATGGAAGATGTTGAAATTGAGGTCGAGGAGAACAAAATCATCATTCGACCCGTCAAAAACGTTCGTGCGGGATGGGATGCCGCTTTCAAAATGATGGGGGAAAGGAGTGATGACGAACCGATAGTTGATGAGCACATTTCGCATTCATGGGATGAAGAAGAATGGCAATGGTAG